Proteins encoded together in one Prunus dulcis chromosome 3, ALMONDv2, whole genome shotgun sequence window:
- the LOC117623262 gene encoding early nodulin-like protein 1 gives MASKRLFVSTLLVILMLGLASSSPQAYKFIVGGKDGWVLSPSENFNHWAERHRFQVNDTLLFKYKKGSDSVLVVTKEDYFSCNTKTPKQSLTDGDSIFKFERSGPFFFISGNAENCQKGQKLIVVVLAVRSKTQHTPPSEAPPSPSSSAPSPLVADPPAVSPSPLSDLDTNAPSQPPLPRENSAARGSDVGLLAFICTVISIGASTAVLGNFVV, from the exons ATGGCGTCTAAGAGACTATTTGTGAGCACGTTGCTTGTTATTTTGATGTTGGGGTTGGCTAGTAGCTCTCCTCAAGCTTACAAGTTCATTGTGGGTGGCAAAGATGGTTGGGTTTTGAGCCCTTCCGAGAACTTCAATCACTGGGCTGAAAGACATAGGTTTCAGGTCAATGATACGCTTC TTTTCAAGTACAAAAAAGGATCAGATTCTGTGTTGGTGGTAACAAAAGAGGATTATTTCTCATGCAacacaaaaaccccaaaacagTCCCTAACAGATGGTGACtcaattttcaagtttgaGCGGTCAGGTCCATTTTTCTTCATCAGTGGCAATGCTGAAAACTGCCAAAAAGGGCAGAAGCTGATAGTGGTGGTTTTGGCCGTCAGAAGCAAAACCCAACATACGCCACCCTCTGAGGCCCCTCCTTCTCCATCTTCATCAGCTCCATCTCCACTTGTGGCTGATCCTCCTGCAGTCTCACCATCTCCGCTGTCGGATTTGGACACAAATGCACCGTCACAGCCCCCGCTACCGCGGGAGAATTCAGCAGCTAGAGGATCAGACGTTGGGTTATTGGCTTTTATTTGTACTGTTATAAGTATTGGTGCAAGTACTGCGGTTTTGGGTAACTTTGTGGTTtga
- the LOC117622918 gene encoding O-acyltransferase WSD1-like codes for MELEELEGLEPVSPNGQYFSSDALSVSFLAVLESEIPIDLESQSMFLLKNVFLPISPRFSSIMVENNGKKEWKRVEVKLEDHLHIPTFPSNLSPKSYDKYIDDYLSKLSTERFPQGKPLWEVHIVNYPTSNAAGNIIFKFHHALGDGYSLMGALISSLQRADDPSLPLTFPSQQRSESKENFVTKTFSAVGNTISDFWSASLKIMKEDDLTPIKSGNDAIEFRPSTVSTMTFSLDQIKSIKNKLGMTVNDVLTGMIFFGTRLYMQEINQSSSKADCTSIMLINTRLIGDYVPIEEMMKPNGKTPWGNRFTWVHIPVPKLTQLSNALDFIWNTQKIIKKKRISLAAYFSSRLLVILDKFGSHEASSRYIHHTVKNSSMVISNMIGPVEKMSLANHPIKGLYFLMGGIPQGFQITIVSYMGKVRLGFKMEKGLIDPQKFKSCMQNAWEMILKDSDLMRNN; via the exons ATGGAGTTGGAGGAGTTGGAAGGACTGGAGCCAGTGAGCCCAAATGGTCAGTACTTCAGTAGCGATGCGTTATCTGTTTCGTTTCTTGCTGTTTTGGAATCTGAGATTCCAATCGATCTGGAGTCTCAATCAATGTTTTTGCTTAAGAACGTCTTCCTCCCCATTAGCCCGCGTTTCTCCTCTATCATG gttgaaaataaTGGAAAGAAAGAGTGGAAAAGGGTCGAAGTGAAGCTTGAAGACCACTTGCACATCCCTACTTTCCCTTCCAACTTGTCCCCAAAATCATATGACAAGTATATTGATGACTATTTGTCAAAGCTATCAACAGAAAGATTTCCACAAGGCAAACCACTGTGGGAAGTTCATATTGTCAACTACCCAACTAGCAATGCAGCTGGGAATATAATCTTCAAGTTTCACCATGCCCTAGGAGATGGCTACTCTCTCATGGGTGCCCTTATTTCCTCTCTACAAAGGGCTGATGACCCTTCTCTTCCCTTAACTTTTCCTTCACAGCAGCGATCcgaatcaaaagaaaattttgtgaCTAAAACTTTCTCAGCTGTCGGCAACACCATTTCAGACTTTTGGTCGGCCAGTTTAAAGATCATGAAGGAAGATGATCTAACACCAATCAAGTCTGGTAATGATGCAATTGAGTTTCGGCCAAGTACTGTATCAACTATGACATTCTCTCTggatcaaatcaaatcaatcaagaACAAGCTTGGAATG ACTGTAAATGATGTTCTCACCGGGATGATCTTCTTTGGAACTCGGCTGTACATGCAAGAGATTAACCAAAGTTCAAGCAAAGCAGATTGTACATCAATTATGTTGATCAACACAAGGCTCATAGGGGATTATGTGCCGATTGAGGAGATGATGAAACCCAACGGCAAGACGCCATGGGGAAATCGTTTCACTTGGGTGCATATACCCGTACCCAAGTTAACTCAACTCTCAAATGCTCTGGACTTTATCTGgaacacacaaaaaataataaagaagaagagaatctCTTTAGCTGCTTATTTCTCGAGCAGGCTGTTGGTGATTCTGGACAAATTTGGAAGCCATGAG GCATCCAGCAGATACATTCATCACACAGTGAAGAACTCCAGCATGGTAATTTCAAATATGATTGGACCTGTGGAAAAAATGTCTCtggctaatcatccaattaaaGGCTTATACTTTTTGATGGGAGGTATACCTCAG GGCTTTCAGATAACCATTGTTAGTTACATGGGAAAGGTGAGGCTAGGcttcaaaatggaaaaaggTCTCATCGATCCACAGAAGTTCAAGTCATGCATGCAAAATGCCTGGGAAATGATACTCAAAGACTCCGATCTGATGCGGAACAATTAA